Proteins co-encoded in one Candidatus Zixiibacteriota bacterium genomic window:
- a CDS encoding ABC transporter permease, with protein MRKDYGQILRLSFDSLSAHKLRSFLTMLGVIIGVAAVVSMLSIGEGAEQEILEQISILGINNIIINAKVPDEAAGSEEGLQRSPGLSLADGDNIESFYDLVGNVVPQRFEAVPSVRFGPREAEVRVVATTPEFVYSSSIEVEYGRFIHQIDMETFAQVCVLGAKAKKALFAFSDPIGQSVRIGLLDFTVVGVMADKYIGRGKVEGLELRNFNEDVYIPYSTAAKKFDRRELSSERVQFWTGGDNGEQRQAYNTPEIDQLTVTVTQLDYVPAVTKLVERIMQRRHGGITDYEIVVPESLLRQSQKTQQIFNIVMGAIAGLSLLVGGIGIMNIMLATVLERTREIGVRRAVGATQMDILRQFLFEAVMICLLGCTIGLALGLVIAQAITFYAGWPTIVSVSAIVLAVGVSTAVGLVFGIYPARKAARLDVIEALRYE; from the coding sequence ATGAGAAAAGACTACGGGCAGATCCTTCGTCTGTCATTCGATTCGCTGTCGGCCCACAAGCTTCGCTCGTTTCTGACCATGCTCGGCGTGATCATCGGCGTGGCGGCAGTGGTTTCGATGCTCTCGATCGGCGAAGGCGCGGAGCAGGAGATTCTCGAACAGATCTCCATTCTCGGCATCAACAACATCATCATCAACGCCAAGGTACCGGACGAAGCGGCCGGGTCGGAGGAAGGGCTGCAGCGGTCCCCCGGACTGAGCCTTGCCGACGGCGACAATATCGAATCGTTCTACGATCTCGTGGGCAACGTCGTCCCTCAGCGATTCGAGGCGGTCCCGTCCGTGCGATTTGGTCCGCGCGAAGCCGAGGTGCGCGTGGTGGCGACCACTCCCGAATTCGTTTACTCGAGTTCGATCGAAGTGGAGTATGGGCGGTTTATCCATCAGATTGACATGGAGACTTTCGCGCAGGTGTGTGTGCTGGGCGCGAAGGCCAAAAAAGCGCTGTTCGCGTTTTCGGATCCGATCGGCCAGAGTGTGCGGATCGGTTTGCTCGATTTCACCGTGGTCGGCGTGATGGCGGACAAGTATATCGGCCGGGGGAAGGTCGAGGGGCTGGAACTTCGCAATTTCAACGAAGACGTCTATATCCCGTACAGCACGGCCGCCAAGAAATTCGACCGGCGCGAGCTGTCCTCGGAGCGGGTTCAGTTCTGGACGGGCGGCGACAACGGAGAACAACGTCAGGCCTACAACACGCCGGAGATAGATCAGCTCACCGTGACCGTGACCCAGCTCGACTACGTACCGGCCGTTACCAAGCTGGTGGAGCGGATCATGCAACGACGTCACGGCGGCATCACGGACTACGAGATCGTGGTGCCCGAATCATTGCTTCGCCAGTCGCAGAAAACCCAGCAGATCTTTAACATCGTCATGGGTGCGATCGCCGGTCTTTCGCTGCTGGTCGGCGGGATCGGGATCATGAATATCATGCTGGCGACCGTGCTGGAGCGCACCCGCGAGATCGGCGTGCGGCGTGCGGTCGGCGCCACGCAGATGGATATTCTCCGGCAGTTTCTCTTTGAGGCGGTGATGATTTGCCTGTTGGGCTGTACGATCGGTCTCGCGCTGGGACTGGTGATTGCCCAGGCGATTACGTTTTATGCGGGCTGGCCGACGATCGTGTCCGTGTCCGCCATCGTACTGGCGGTCGGCGTTTCGACCGCGGTCGGTCTGGTGTTCGGGATCTACCCGGCGCGCAAGGCCGCCCGCCTCGATGTTATCGAAGCCCTTCGGTATGAATGA
- a CDS encoding TolC family protein, with protein sequence MMRLVVMPARLRTAAWMIAASCAWAGTASGVELTLQDAIDIACNRTSRGSIISGRLEVAEQTYRARRTNFYFPEISINGELPAYSEVQDYRFFGGLQEKQLIQTSDLGFNSFIRARQSLITGGDLNITANLTRKDEEYPIAGPSQTLRDITETRDEGFFRFELNQPILKPSEAKNDLHNKSDDLGLAQLQQLEDRTALQKEVVEAYMGVLRLSLAASLANDKMRAAQLKAEIDSAKFADGIISEEELLQSVSARLDAELAVFEAETNAGEQRRQLALLLDMEPSEELSVSEPEARQEIDESGRRQYVDNWQQSLAVHRARYQYEKARRQAGYASSSHGLNGDLSVSYSFGRGTIQTDDRPDDPIKTNSWGVSLNLTYPLWDGGASSAAVQASQLEAEQSRLEMERAEKSARGEIINLVNRLDVSFRRLDIVRQQISLAENRLSIAQSRMEDGQISELTFLGSRISYLETRDRFLEELKTFLLNKIELDGTFVS encoded by the coding sequence ATGATGCGATTGGTAGTGATGCCCGCCCGTCTGCGAACGGCTGCCTGGATGATTGCGGCGTCGTGTGCGTGGGCCGGCACGGCCTCCGGTGTGGAATTGACGCTGCAGGATGCGATCGATATCGCCTGCAACAGGACGTCGCGCGGCTCGATCATCAGCGGGCGCCTCGAAGTCGCCGAACAGACGTATCGCGCCCGCCGGACCAACTTCTATTTCCCGGAGATCTCCATAAACGGGGAACTCCCCGCGTATTCGGAAGTGCAGGATTACCGTTTCTTCGGCGGTCTGCAGGAAAAGCAGCTCATCCAGACCAGCGACCTGGGATTCAATTCCTTCATCCGCGCGCGGCAGAGCCTGATCACCGGCGGTGACTTGAATATCACGGCGAACCTGACCCGCAAGGACGAGGAGTACCCGATCGCCGGACCCAGCCAAACGCTTCGCGATATCACGGAGACGCGCGACGAAGGCTTTTTCCGGTTCGAACTCAACCAGCCGATCCTGAAACCGTCCGAAGCCAAAAACGACCTGCATAACAAGTCCGATGATCTCGGGCTGGCGCAACTGCAGCAGCTCGAGGACCGGACCGCGCTTCAGAAGGAAGTGGTGGAAGCGTACATGGGGGTGCTTCGGTTGTCGCTGGCCGCGTCGCTCGCGAACGACAAGATGCGCGCGGCACAGTTGAAAGCGGAAATCGATTCAGCGAAGTTCGCCGACGGCATTATCTCCGAGGAAGAGCTGCTGCAAAGCGTATCGGCGCGACTCGACGCCGAGCTGGCGGTGTTCGAGGCGGAGACCAATGCCGGCGAGCAGCGCCGTCAACTCGCGTTGCTTCTGGACATGGAACCATCGGAAGAGCTTTCGGTGAGTGAACCCGAAGCACGTCAGGAGATCGACGAGTCGGGCCGCCGTCAGTATGTCGACAACTGGCAGCAGTCGCTGGCAGTACACCGGGCTCGGTATCAGTATGAAAAGGCCCGTCGGCAGGCCGGCTACGCGTCATCGTCGCACGGGCTCAACGGCGACCTGTCGGTCAGCTACTCGTTCGGTCGCGGCACGATCCAGACGGATGACCGGCCCGATGACCCGATCAAGACGAACAGCTGGGGCGTCTCACTGAATCTCACGTATCCGCTGTGGGACGGCGGCGCATCGTCCGCGGCCGTGCAGGCGTCTCAACTCGAGGCGGAGCAGTCGCGACTGGAGATGGAACGGGCCGAGAAATCGGCCAGGGGGGAGATAATCAACCTGGTGAACCGGCTCGATGTTTCGTTCCGGCGGCTCGATATCGTGCGGCAGCAGATTTCGCTGGCGGAGAACCGGCTGTCGATTGCGCAGTCCCGCATGGAAGACGGACAGATATCGGAGTTGACCTTTCTGGGGAGCCGCATATCTTACCTCGAGACCAGGGATCGCTTTCTCGAAGAGTTGAAGACTTTCCTTCTCAACAAGATCGAGCTCGACGGCACGTTTGTCAGCTGA
- the waaF gene encoding lipopolysaccharide heptosyltransferase II, translating into MGQHILIRTPNHLGDCIMALPMINETREAYPGATVSILTPEPMAELFHQNPAVDHIVTIPPRHIHGMMAVVKIRELIAQGSYDIGYILPPSFGAAAGFKLAGVPERIGYIADGRRLLLTRPLPLPVPLNSEHRSEVYFNLLRRGAGRDLTYVYPKLFLNESDITRAREMLESFGVADGEDYIAVACRAVAESRRWGAENYAALVKIAVEEMKLKVVLIGSDDDRPTAAGVASGHAETTVVNLAGRTSLRETAAVLSRAACFVGNDSGPAHLAAAVGAPVVVLSGADDPKETTPLSRRKELIYLEHLDCISCVKNKCPLTGEKQMACMKGISVAMVAERVRTVLGRGAPSEPASR; encoded by the coding sequence ATGGGTCAGCACATACTCATACGCACGCCCAACCACCTGGGCGACTGCATCATGGCGTTGCCCATGATCAACGAAACGCGCGAGGCCTATCCCGGCGCGACCGTCTCGATATTGACGCCGGAGCCGATGGCTGAGCTCTTTCACCAGAATCCCGCGGTCGATCACATTGTGACCATTCCGCCGCGACACATTCACGGGATGATGGCGGTCGTTAAGATCCGCGAACTGATCGCGCAGGGTTCGTATGATATCGGGTATATCCTGCCGCCGTCGTTCGGCGCGGCGGCCGGTTTCAAGCTTGCGGGCGTCCCGGAACGTATCGGTTATATCGCGGACGGGCGTCGGCTGCTGCTGACCCGCCCGCTGCCGCTGCCGGTACCGCTGAACTCGGAACATCGTTCCGAGGTGTATTTCAATCTGCTGCGACGGGGCGCGGGACGGGATTTGACCTACGTGTATCCGAAGCTGTTCCTCAACGAGTCCGACATCACGCGTGCCCGCGAAATGCTCGAGAGTTTCGGAGTCGCGGACGGCGAAGATTATATCGCGGTTGCCTGCCGGGCGGTGGCCGAATCGCGCCGCTGGGGCGCCGAGAACTATGCGGCGCTGGTGAAGATTGCGGTCGAAGAGATGAAGCTCAAGGTGGTGTTGATCGGATCGGATGACGACCGCCCGACCGCCGCCGGGGTTGCGTCCGGACACGCCGAGACGACCGTGGTGAACCTGGCGGGCCGCACGTCCCTTCGTGAGACGGCCGCGGTGCTGTCGCGCGCCGCCTGTTTTGTGGGCAACGACTCCGGACCCGCGCATCTCGCGGCCGCGGTCGGCGCACCGGTGGTCGTGTTGTCCGGCGCCGACGATCCGAAAGAGACGACTCCGCTCAGCCGGCGGAAAGAACTGATCTACCTCGAACACCTCGACTGCATCAGCTGCGTGAAAAACAAGTGCCCGCTGACCGGTGAAAAACAGATGGCCTGTATGAAGGGTATTTCGGTGGCGATGGTGGCGGAGCGGGTCAGGACCGTGCTCGGCCGGGGCGCCCCGTCCGAACCGGCATCGCGGTAA
- a CDS encoding PAS domain S-box protein, translated as MPRAKYTGSLLAILLALAFAVAFPELVELLGHDACFLAAIPSVAAALCWGFWGSLITWLLLLPVSIAVFAIRDIPIDSLAVSPYDPQDLATTLLVVLAIGYLAELHRQLRTKLEEATDNAAKLQLSRAQLQSSLDASKDAIVLIDTNRTVVALNAVSAHLSKVMTGRYPDIGSDFAECLDEPAWEIASKLLDEAMTGRTAVRDKHEMAVNGETRLFRVTAYPIVTDRGEVEGICLYANDITADAQSVATREHEISLLNRVIDAIPIPVFYKGLDGRYAGCNSLYAELLGCTREDVVGRTLGEIVNDPESDKYRETDDKLLAEGGRHVYEGPAAFGPGRLQKTIVLAKASFNDDAGEVAGIVGTITDITERKAAEDALAQSEAMFRVVFDKSPIGAAIVSLDWTITRVNEQLCELLGYPEDELVGMSIDQLLHPEDVEEARKRLDQLLNGECDHLYAESRYIRKNGATVWGYRSVRLLRSDDGRPLHFITMVQDTTARHVAQEALRRSEESYRLLVEYQSDLVAKVDADGQFRFVSPSFCQMFGLEEKDLLGKPFLPLVHEDDRASTLEAMKDLFRPPYECSVQQRAKTRHGWRWLAWACKAVTNTDGDVIEIVSVGRDVSEQVKTQQALQASERRYHAVFASARDALFVLRDDTFIDCNEQACALFETTRDEIVGQGPCIFSPSHQPDGRPSVAAALGYIQAATRGEAQFFEWQHCTSSGEIRDTEVTLSPLEINGEEHLLAIVRDVTARRRDEHALKESQRKLSTLMSNLPGMAYRCTIVGQWAMEYVSDGCKELTGYDESELAGNASASYGELIHPDDRAYVTDKIAQAVADRTAFNLSYRIQPRAGAEKWVWEQGRAVYDDDGTAVAIEGLIIDITGQKQAELELRLSDAILRQMPDAIIVTDGKRHITHWLGAAESLFGYTEADVAGKAPQIVSPSPSADRLQESLEATLAQSGFLHMETVCRRKDGTTFPVDMTVKTLADAHGLTVAHISVVRDITERRAAEDLLRDSEQKFRLLFESAPLGIVSFNAKGDILDVNQRLMTILGLPSRDRAQSHTLDTLPRLSGTAFVDDVRASLQSGQPVARELSCQLAWGAKEYLRYLLTPVRDDAGTLTGLQAMIEDITDRMLSEQELRKLSAAVNQSASAICITDTNGRIEYTNPRFSQITGYGVMDLVGRSTSLLKSGRHTDDFYREMWATISSGQVWSGLVQNRRKNGEFYWERKSISPVFSDDGRIMNYLSASEDITTELLTQAKLSESEKMAAVGMLAAGVAHEFKNYLGGIIGNASFALEEIPETDKLSRDTLEQIIQMGEKANQVAMSLLTYSKARPDDRSREDLRKLIRDTISLVEKELRIRSIELVTYFQDVPEVVVSASKIQQLLLNLIINAEHAISSSGVITVALLRDSELVYLKVGDTGTGISPEHLHKVFDPFYSTKGAWGKDKLVGTGMGLAICRNIAREHGGDLTIQTRVGVGSTFTLTLPIHAAETETEPVPAPQGAAPRVLIFSLDTTIMRDYFEDACAAGVDLLLSDSIADLVEDLAAVADVAVCDARFSGKVELLMFVEKCMTSHVPYVTVNCGAMEYQLSDIYDNARANFADIPAFERLLERLGLGRTAAARA; from the coding sequence ATGCCGCGCGCCAAGTACACCGGTTCATTGCTCGCCATCCTGCTGGCGCTTGCATTTGCCGTGGCGTTTCCTGAACTCGTCGAACTCCTGGGACACGATGCGTGCTTCCTTGCTGCGATTCCATCCGTAGCGGCGGCCCTGTGCTGGGGGTTCTGGGGAAGTCTGATCACATGGCTGCTGCTGCTCCCGGTCTCGATTGCGGTTTTTGCCATCAGAGATATACCGATCGATTCGCTGGCCGTTTCACCCTACGATCCTCAGGATCTCGCCACGACCTTGCTGGTCGTCCTCGCAATCGGCTACCTTGCCGAACTGCACCGCCAACTTCGGACGAAGCTGGAAGAGGCTACGGACAACGCTGCCAAACTGCAGTTGTCACGGGCCCAGCTGCAGTCCAGCCTGGACGCATCGAAGGACGCCATCGTCCTGATCGATACCAACCGCACGGTCGTGGCTCTGAACGCGGTCTCGGCGCACTTGTCGAAAGTAATGACCGGGCGGTATCCGGACATCGGTTCCGATTTCGCCGAGTGTCTCGACGAACCGGCGTGGGAAATCGCCTCGAAGCTGCTCGACGAAGCGATGACGGGGCGCACGGCGGTCCGGGACAAACACGAAATGGCGGTAAACGGCGAGACCCGCTTGTTTCGTGTTACGGCCTATCCGATCGTGACCGACAGGGGCGAGGTCGAGGGGATCTGCCTCTACGCCAACGATATCACGGCCGATGCCCAGTCAGTCGCGACCCGCGAACACGAGATTTCGCTGCTGAATCGCGTTATTGACGCCATACCGATTCCGGTGTTCTACAAGGGGCTCGACGGTCGCTATGCGGGCTGCAATTCTTTGTATGCGGAACTGCTCGGGTGCACCCGTGAAGACGTGGTCGGCCGCACACTCGGAGAAATCGTCAACGACCCGGAGTCCGACAAATATCGCGAGACCGACGACAAGCTGCTGGCGGAGGGCGGTCGGCATGTGTACGAGGGACCGGCGGCGTTCGGCCCCGGACGTCTCCAGAAGACCATCGTGCTGGCCAAAGCAAGCTTCAACGACGACGCCGGGGAGGTCGCCGGTATTGTCGGGACAATCACGGACATCACGGAACGAAAAGCCGCCGAGGACGCGCTGGCTCAGAGCGAGGCGATGTTCCGGGTGGTCTTCGACAAATCCCCGATCGGCGCGGCGATCGTATCACTTGACTGGACGATCACGCGGGTCAACGAACAGTTGTGCGAACTTCTCGGGTATCCGGAAGACGAATTGGTCGGGATGTCGATCGATCAACTGCTGCATCCCGAAGACGTCGAAGAAGCCCGCAAACGCCTCGATCAGCTGCTGAACGGCGAATGCGATCATCTGTACGCCGAGTCGCGCTACATCCGCAAAAACGGAGCGACGGTCTGGGGATACCGCTCGGTGCGGCTGCTCCGGTCCGATGACGGACGGCCGCTGCATTTCATCACCATGGTCCAGGACACGACGGCCCGGCACGTTGCACAGGAGGCGCTGCGTCGATCCGAGGAGAGTTATCGGCTGCTGGTCGAGTACCAGTCCGACCTTGTCGCGAAGGTTGACGCCGACGGTCAGTTCCGTTTTGTGAGTCCGAGTTTCTGCCAGATGTTTGGGCTGGAAGAGAAGGATCTGCTGGGCAAGCCCTTCCTGCCGCTGGTACACGAGGACGACCGGGCGTCGACACTGGAAGCGATGAAGGACCTGTTTCGGCCGCCGTATGAATGCAGTGTGCAGCAGCGTGCCAAGACGCGTCACGGCTGGCGCTGGCTCGCGTGGGCCTGCAAGGCCGTCACCAACACCGACGGAGACGTAATCGAAATCGTCAGCGTCGGCCGCGATGTTTCCGAGCAGGTGAAGACGCAACAGGCCCTGCAGGCGTCCGAGCGACGGTATCACGCGGTGTTTGCATCCGCGCGCGACGCTTTGTTCGTGCTTCGCGACGATACTTTTATCGACTGCAACGAGCAGGCATGCGCCCTGTTCGAGACCACCAGGGACGAAATCGTCGGCCAGGGCCCCTGCATTTTCTCGCCGAGCCACCAGCCTGACGGGCGGCCATCGGTCGCGGCGGCGCTCGGGTATATCCAGGCGGCCACGCGCGGCGAAGCACAGTTCTTCGAGTGGCAGCATTGCACCTCCTCCGGCGAGATCAGAGACACTGAGGTCACCCTGTCGCCGCTGGAGATCAACGGCGAGGAGCACCTGCTGGCAATCGTTCGCGACGTTACTGCCCGAAGGCGGGACGAGCATGCCCTCAAGGAGAGTCAGCGGAAGCTGTCCACCCTGATGAGCAACCTGCCCGGGATGGCGTACCGCTGCACGATCGTCGGCCAGTGGGCCATGGAGTATGTCAGCGACGGCTGCAAAGAACTCACCGGCTACGACGAATCCGAACTGGCGGGCAACGCATCCGCCTCCTACGGCGAGCTCATTCACCCGGACGATCGGGCGTACGTCACCGACAAAATCGCGCAGGCAGTCGCCGATCGCACGGCCTTCAATCTGTCATATCGCATCCAGCCGCGCGCCGGCGCGGAGAAATGGGTCTGGGAACAGGGTCGCGCGGTCTATGACGACGACGGCACGGCGGTCGCGATAGAAGGCCTCATTATCGATATCACCGGTCAGAAGCAGGCGGAACTTGAGTTACGCCTGTCCGACGCGATCCTCCGCCAGATGCCCGACGCAATCATCGTCACTGACGGCAAGCGGCATATCACGCATTGGCTCGGCGCCGCCGAGTCCTTATTCGGATACACCGAAGCAGACGTGGCGGGCAAGGCTCCGCAAATCGTTTCACCCAGCCCGTCGGCAGATCGACTGCAGGAGTCGCTTGAAGCTACCCTCGCACAGTCAGGCTTCCTTCACATGGAAACGGTCTGCCGTCGGAAAGACGGTACCACGTTCCCGGTCGATATGACGGTCAAGACTCTTGCCGACGCGCATGGCCTGACGGTCGCCCATATCAGCGTCGTACGCGATATCACGGAGCGGCGGGCGGCCGAGGACCTGTTGCGCGACAGCGAACAGAAGTTCCGCCTGCTGTTCGAAAGCGCGCCCCTGGGGATTGTCTCCTTTAATGCGAAAGGCGATATTCTCGACGTCAACCAGCGCCTGATGACTATCCTCGGTCTGCCGAGTCGTGACCGGGCACAATCGCACACCCTCGATACCCTGCCCCGCCTGAGCGGGACGGCCTTTGTCGATGACGTCAGGGCAAGCCTTCAGTCCGGCCAGCCGGTGGCGAGAGAACTGTCCTGCCAGCTTGCGTGGGGAGCCAAAGAGTATCTCCGGTATCTGCTGACGCCCGTTCGCGACGACGCCGGTACGCTCACCGGTCTGCAGGCGATGATTGAAGACATTACCGACCGCATGCTCAGCGAACAGGAACTGCGCAAGCTCTCGGCCGCCGTCAACCAGTCGGCGTCCGCCATCTGCATCACCGACACCAACGGACGGATCGAATACACCAATCCGCGCTTCTCGCAGATCACCGGCTACGGCGTGATGGACCTGGTGGGTCGGTCAACGTCGCTGCTCAAGTCCGGTCGTCACACGGACGACTTCTACCGCGAGATGTGGGCGACAATCTCGTCCGGACAGGTCTGGAGCGGCCTGGTGCAAAACCGCCGCAAGAACGGCGAGTTCTACTGGGAACGCAAGTCGATCTCCCCGGTATTCTCCGATGACGGCCGAATCATGAACTACCTGTCGGCGTCCGAAGACATCACGACCGAGCTACTGACACAGGCCAAGCTGTCGGAGTCGGAGAAGATGGCCGCCGTGGGCATGCTCGCCGCAGGCGTGGCGCACGAGTTCAAAAACTATCTCGGGGGAATAATAGGCAATGCGTCGTTTGCGCTCGAGGAGATTCCCGAGACCGACAAGCTCTCCCGCGACACGCTCGAGCAGATCATCCAGATGGGCGAGAAGGCCAACCAGGTGGCCATGTCGCTGCTGACGTACTCCAAGGCGCGGCCGGACGACCGTTCCCGCGAGGACCTGCGCAAACTCATCCGGGACACGATCAGCCTGGTCGAGAAGGAGCTCCGCATCCGCTCGATCGAACTGGTCACGTACTTCCAGGACGTTCCGGAAGTCGTCGTGTCCGCCAGCAAAATTCAGCAGCTCCTGCTGAATCTGATCATCAACGCCGAACACGCGATCAGCAGCAGCGGAGTCATTACGGTTGCGCTGCTGCGCGACTCCGAACTCGTCTATTTGAAAGTCGGCGATACCGGGACCGGCATCAGCCCCGAACATCTTCACAAGGTGTTTGACCCGTTTTACTCGACCAAGGGCGCCTGGGGCAAGGACAAGCTGGTGGGCACCGGCATGGGACTGGCGATCTGTCGGAACATCGCCCGCGAGCACGGCGGCGATCTGACCATACAGACGCGGGTGGGAGTCGGGTCGACATTCACGCTGACGCTGCCGATTCACGCGGCCGAAACCGAGACGGAACCCGTTCCCGCACCGCAGGGCGCGGCGCCCCGCGTGCTCATATTCTCACTCGACACGACCATCATGCGTGATTACTTCGAAGATGCGTGCGCGGCGGGAGTCGACCTTCTCCTCTCCGACAGCATCGCCGACCTGGTCGAAGATTTGGCGGCGGTTGCCGATGTCGCCGTTTGCGACGCACGCTTTTCGGGGAAGGTGGAACTGCTGATGTTCGTGGAGAAGTGCATGACGTCGCACGTGCCGTACGTAACGGTCAACTGCGGGGCCATGGAGTACCAGCTCTCCGACATCTACGATAACGCCCGCGCGAATTTCGCCGATATCCCGGCGTTTGAGCGTCTGCTCGAACGCCTCGGACTCGGCCGGACAGCCGCCGCACGGGCGTGA
- a CDS encoding DUF3467 domain-containing protein encodes MEPRPPQQIKIELGDKEAEGIYANLALITHSPTEIILDFARYMPGLPKARVLSRIIMTPMHAKLLHRALTDNIKKFESQFGEIKIHGGPIQPQNPIGFSAQETGDSNT; translated from the coding sequence ATGGAACCGCGACCACCGCAGCAGATCAAAATCGAGCTTGGCGACAAGGAGGCCGAGGGTATCTACGCCAACCTCGCGCTGATCACCCATTCGCCGACCGAGATTATTCTCGACTTCGCCCGCTACATGCCCGGACTGCCTAAAGCCCGCGTTCTGTCGCGCATTATCATGACGCCGATGCACGCCAAGCTGCTGCATCGGGCGCTCACCGACAACATCAAGAAGTTCGAGTCGCAATTCGGCGAGATCAAAATCCACGGCGGTCCCATCCAGCCGCAAAACCCGATTGGCTTTAGCGCGCAGGAAACGGGCGACAGCAACACATAA
- the rfaE1 gene encoding D-glycero-beta-D-manno-heptose-7-phosphate kinase, with protein sequence MSLKQDRIEQLLGGIGRSRVLIIGDIMLDEYLLGVVERISPEAPVPVVEVTSNRTNLGGAANVAANIRALGDESVLIGTVGADEAADKLGALLEQRGISRANMVTDPDRPTTIKTRLIAHSQQVVRFDREKRSPLTEPVERRMMEQVRSLITTTSAVIISDYGKGVITPSLLKSVTDLCNERSVFIAVDPKETNFHNYRRVSLITPNHHEAGFAYGRKILNEADLYEVGNGLLKKLEAKSILITRGPQGMSLFSTDHEPTHIPTFARQVFDVTGAGDTVIATFVSAVCAGATLPEAAVFANVAAGWTVAEIGTATISLKQLRKELTGHLKDGKLEAPTADNELSGK encoded by the coding sequence ATGTCGCTGAAACAGGATCGAATCGAGCAGTTGCTGGGCGGCATCGGCCGCTCGAGAGTGCTTATCATCGGCGACATCATGCTCGATGAGTACCTGCTTGGGGTTGTCGAACGCATTTCTCCCGAAGCTCCGGTGCCGGTCGTGGAAGTTACGTCCAACCGCACCAATCTGGGCGGTGCCGCCAACGTCGCCGCCAACATCAGGGCGCTCGGAGATGAGTCCGTGCTGATCGGCACGGTGGGCGCCGACGAGGCCGCCGACAAACTTGGAGCGCTGCTGGAGCAGCGCGGCATCTCGCGGGCCAACATGGTCACCGACCCGGACCGTCCGACAACGATCAAGACCAGGTTGATTGCCCACTCCCAGCAGGTCGTCCGGTTCGACCGCGAAAAACGCAGCCCCCTTACAGAGCCGGTCGAGCGCCGGATGATGGAGCAGGTCCGTTCGCTGATCACGACCACCAGCGCGGTTATCATCTCGGACTACGGCAAAGGCGTCATCACGCCGTCGCTGCTCAAGTCGGTCACCGACCTGTGCAACGAGCGGAGCGTCTTTATTGCGGTGGACCCGAAGGAGACCAATTTCCACAACTATCGGCGGGTGTCGCTCATCACGCCGAACCATCACGAAGCCGGTTTCGCGTACGGGCGCAAGATTCTCAATGAGGCGGATTTGTATGAGGTCGGCAACGGGCTGCTGAAGAAGCTCGAAGCGAAATCCATTTTGATTACGCGCGGCCCGCAGGGGATGAGTCTGTTCTCCACCGATCATGAACCGACCCATATCCCGACCTTCGCGCGGCAGGTCTTTGACGTCACCGGGGCCGGCGATACGGTGATTGCGACGTTTGTTTCGGCGGTATGCGCCGGGGCGACTCTGCCCGAGGCAGCCGTATTCGCCAATGTCGCGGCCGGGTGGACCGTGGCCGAAATCGGGACCGCCACCATATCGCTCAAGCAGCTTCGCAAAGAATTGACCGGACACCTCAAAGACGGCAAACTGGAAGCTCCCACCGCGGACAATGAACTTTCAGGCAAGTAA
- the rfaE2 gene encoding D-glycero-beta-D-manno-heptose 1-phosphate adenylyltransferase, with protein MKHLLTRTSLAAAVERLRRAGKKIVFTNGVFDILHRGHVDYLARAKSFGDILIVGLNSDASTRRLKGPDRPLQKQGDRATILLALRAVDYVMIFGEDTPDKLIRQVRPDVLVKGADYAVSEIVGADFVRSYGGSVRRVRLAPGRSTTTLVKKLRSADRRKR; from the coding sequence GTGAAGCACCTTCTCACGAGAACATCGCTCGCTGCAGCCGTTGAGCGTCTCCGTCGCGCCGGCAAAAAGATCGTATTCACCAACGGTGTGTTCGACATCCTGCATCGCGGGCATGTAGACTATCTCGCCCGGGCAAAGTCGTTCGGTGACATCCTGATTGTCGGACTGAACAGCGACGCCTCGACTCGCCGCCTCAAGGGCCCCGACCGACCGCTGCAAAAGCAGGGGGATCGCGCGACAATCCTGCTTGCCCTGCGTGCGGTCGATTACGTGATGATTTTCGGCGAGGACACGCCGGACAAGCTGATTCGACAGGTTCGTCCCGACGTGCTCGTCAAGGGCGCCGATTACGCCGTCTCCGAAATCGTCGGCGCGGACTTCGTTCGTTCCTACGGCGGGTCAGTCCGGCGGGTTCGGCTCGCGCCCGGTCGATCGACAACCACTCTTGTGAAAAAGCTCCGTTCGGCCGACCGCCGGAAGCGTTGA